The Hymenobacter swuensis DY53 genome includes the window GCGAATACAGCACTTTGCCTTCCTCTAGGTTCGCCTTGGTGTATGGGAACGGGTTGCGTAGTGTGGTTTCAGCTGTAGCCACATCGTCTTTCGCAATGTGGGTGTAGTATGTGGCTTTACCCCTGGCTACCGTGCCTACTGCCGGGGTACGCTCGTTAATACCCATCGGGTTGATGGTATTAGCTCCTACCTGGCGCAGGGGATCGTACGGGATACCTTCGTACATCTCTGGAGCGTACTCCAGACCGGGGTCATCGGCGCGGTTGCAGGCGGTGGTGAACACCGATGCCAGCAGAACCGCCGACGCTTGCAGAGTTAGTTTCAGCGAATGCGTCATTAGAACTTGGACATTTCTTTTTGGTTCACCTCCGAAGCCCCGTTGTCGCGCAGGAGCTGAGTCAGCTTGGTCATATCAGTGTTTTCGTTCACTTCAATGGCCACTACAAACTTGTCGTCAGTAGAGCGGACATCCAGTACCGGCGTTTTCCAGCGCGGATAGAGTTTGCTAATGGTATAGAAGGTAATGACCATACCATGACAGCAGAAAAGTACCGTTAGCTCGAACGATACCGGAATAAACGCTGGCAACGCAATGTGCGGCTTACCACCGATGATCATCGGCCAGTCGAAGCCCAGCGTATAGATCTGGAGCCACAAAGCAAAGCACAGACCCGTCAGACCAAAGAAGAAAGCCGCAATTGGCAGACGGGAACGTTCTATACCAAGAGCATCATCCATTCCGTGAATTGGGAACGGGGTGAATACTTCGTAGATCTTAACGCCCGCTTCGCGGACGTTTTCAACGGCGTGCAGCAGCACGTCTTCGTCGTCGAAGATGCCGAGGGCGAAGCGCTTAGTCATGCTTATCGTAGTTTACAGAGGCCGAGGCGGGTACTCCGTGGGTGGTAGCAGGCTGATGAGCGTGGTGGGCAGCGTCATGACCGGTATAGGTCGGGCCGTTATCCACCGTGTACTTCAGTACCGACTTCACTTCTGCCATATTGATTACCGGGAAGAACTTGGCAAACAACAGGAACAAGGTGAAGAATAGGCCGATAGTACCAACATAGATGCCGATGTCGATAATGGTGGGCGAGAACATAGCCCAGCTCGACGGCAGGTAGTCGCGGTGCAGCGAGGTTACGATGATTACGAAACGCTCGAACCACATCCCGATGTTCACGATGATCGACAGGATGAAAGTCAGCGGAATGCTATAGCGCACCCGACGGAACCACACCAGCTGTGGGGTAATTACGTTGCAGGTCATCATCGACCAGTAAGCCCACCAGTAAGGACCAGTAGCACGGTTGATGAAGGCATACTGTTCGAATTCTACACCGGAATACCAGGCAATGAAGAATTCCGTGATGTAAGCCACACCTACAATCGAGCCCGTAATCATCATGATTTTATTCATGAGGGCAATGTGCTCGATGGTGATGTAATCTTCTAGCTTAAATACAACGCGGGTAATAAGCATCAGCGTCAGTACCATGGCGAAGCCCGAGAAGATAGCACCTGCCACAAAGTAAGGAGGGAAGATGGTAGTGTGCCAGCCCGGTACTACCGAGGTAGCAAAGTCCATCGATACAATGGTGTGTACCGAGAGTACCAGCGGCGTCGAAACACCGGCCAGAATCAGCGAAACCGTTTCGTAACGGCTCCAGTGCTTAGCCGAGCCTTTCCAGCCGAAGCTCAGCAGCGAGTAAGCTACTTTGGCAATAGGGCCTTTGGCACGGTCACGAATGGTAGCGAAGTCAGGCACCAGACCAGTGTACCAGAACACCAGCGACACCGAGAAGTAAGTCGAAATAGCAAATACGTCCCACAACAGCGGCGAATTGAAGTTTACCCACAGCGACCCGAAAGTGTTTTGCAGCGGGAAAACCCAGAAAGCCAGCCACGGACGGCCCATGTGCAGAACCGGAAACATGGCGGCGCAGATTACAGCGAAAATCGTCATAGCTTCTGCGGCGCGGTTGATGGAGGTCCGCCACTTCTGACGGAACAGCAGCAGAACTGCTGAAATCAGCGTGCCGGCGTGACCGATACCTACCCACCACACGAAGTTGGTAATGTCCCAGGCCCAGCCAACGGTTTTGTTCAGACCCCACTCTCCGATACCGTACCATAAGGTGCGGTATACCGAGTAGAAGAAGACGCCGAGGAGCAGAAGGGCGACGCTCAGGGCCGCCATCCACCGAACATTCGGGGCGGCTTCTACCTGGCGGCACACGTCCTGGGTGACGTCGTGGTACGTTTTCCCCCCGGTAACGAGCGGCTCCCGTACAGGCGATACGTGCTGCATAGTTTTTGGACTTAAAGGAGTAAAGGGAGAAGGTAGTAGTGCTTTGGGCGCTCCTGCCCTCTCCCGGCTCGGTTTCTAGGCGTTGAATTCTGACTTATCCGTATTGCGGATTTTAGTCAGGTAGGCGATGTTCGGCTGCACGTTGATTTCGTCGAGTACGTGGAAAGCACGCTCCCCATCTTCGCGACGCAGCAGTTGCGAAATACGCGACTCGGGGTCACGCATATCACCAAATACGATGGCCTGCGTGGGGCAGGACTGAGCGCAAGCCGAAACAATCTCGCCATCCTTCGGACGACGCTTCTGCTTCTTGGCTTCGAGCTTACCGAGCTGGATACGCTGCACGCAGAGCGAGCACTTCTCCATCACACCGCGAGCCCGAACTGTTACGTCGGGATTCAGCACCATGCGGCCTAGGTCGGTGAACATGTGGCCGTTTACAGTTTCGAATTTCTCATTAGTGTAGTATGAGAACCAGTTAAAGCGACGAACCTTGTACGGACAGTTGTTGGCGCAGTAGCGAGTACCTACACAACGGTTGTACGTCATCTGGTTCAAGCCTTCCGAGCTGTGTGTGGTAGCCAGTACCGGGCACACTGTTTCGCAGGGAGCATGGTTGCAGTGCTGGCACATCATTGGCTGGAAAATTACCGAGGGATTCTCGGAGGGGTCTTCCATAGCAGCATAAGTGCTCAGTTTGCCTTTGGTTTCGAAGTCAGACTTGTGGGCATCGGAGCTGTAGTACCGGTCGATCCGCATCCAATGCATTTCCCGACGGTTAATTACTTCCTGCTTGCCTACTACCGCCACGTTGTTTTCTGCCTGACACCCAACTACGCACGAGCCGCAGCCGATGCAGGAATTGAGGTCAATGGCCATACCCCAGTGGTGGTTCTTGTACTCGTAATCCTGCCACAACGAAACCTTGCTGGGTTTCTGCAAACCATCAGGAGTTGAGATCTTAGCGTATTCCGTTACCTCTTTGGGGTCTTTAATGTACTGAGCTAACGTAGCTTCCTGCACCACCGGCTTGCGGTCCATGATGGTGTGGTGGGTCTGCGTCTGAGCAATCGGCTCCTGCGTACCAGTAGGAGTCAGCGTAGCCGCGGCTGTGTAGCTGATAGCGTCGTTGCGCATGGCCAGCAGAGGCAGTACGTTTGCGCCAAGGCCGTTGCCAACCTTACCGGCCTTCACCCGACCGTAGCCCAAGGCAATACCGATGGTACCGGCTGCCTGACCCGGCTGGATCAGGATGGGTAATTCAACTGATTTGCCATTCACCGTTACTTTTACCACGTCCCCCTGCTCCCACTTCTGAGCCACAGCATAAGCGCGGGGTACGGTTACGTAGTTGCCCCATGTAGCCTTGGTAATCGGATCAGGCAACTCCTGGAGCCAGGGGTTGTTGGCGTCAGCACCGCTACCGATGCCCACTTTCTCGTACACGGCCAGTTCCAAGCCCGAAGGCTTGGGAGCCGATTTGATGGCGGCAATAGCCGCGTTTACATCGAGGGCGGGAGCAGCTTGTACGGGAGCAGCCGGAGCGGCCGAACCCATGGCTACGCCATCATGCACGGCTTTATCCCAAGCTTTGTTGAAGTCGCCACCCAGAACACCTTTCCACTGAGTGCGGAGGTAGTTGTAGTAAGTAGTTGGGTTGCCGGCCCAGGTCAGGAGCGAATCCTGTGCCTGACGGGTAGCAAACAAAGGCGTGATAACCGGCTGCGCCAGGCTCAGGTAGCCACGCTTAGGCTCGTAGTCATTCCACGACTCCAGGAAATGGTGGTCGGGAGCAGCGTAAGTGCACAGTTCGCCGGTTTCGTCCAGACGGTCGTTCAGCGAAATAGTGGTGCGAACTTTTCCGGCTTTCAGCGCGGCTGCCAATTCGGCACCCATCGGGTGGTCGAACACGGGGTTGGCGTTGTAGAAGATAACTGCACCAACCTGTCCGGCGCTGATGGCTTTGAGCAGGTTGCTCATCTTGGCGTCGTCGCCCTGACGGATCAGTGAGGGATTGGCTACGTCAACGGCAACCGAACCCAAACTCTGGTTAATAGCAGCAACCAGTGCCTGCACAGCCGGATCATTCGAGCCCGATACCACGAGGCCGCGCGAACCAGCTTTCTGCAGAGCAGCTGCAGCCGCAGCTACTTTTTTCGATTTATCAGCGTAAGCCGAAGCACTACCACCGCCAACTACCACGTTGTACACGGTTAGCACGGCTTCGCCCAGTTCCGAGGGTTTCAACGGCTCGCGTACATCGGCGTTGGAGCCAGTCAGCGACATGTTGGTTTCGAACTGATAATGGCGCGACATGCTGCGCTTCTCGCTCGAAACCTTGCGGTTGGTTACGTATTGACGGGCAAACTCAACGGGCGACAACCAGGTACCTAGGAAGTCGGCGTCGAAGCTGACAATCGTATCGGCTTTGCTGAAGTCGTACGCGGGCAGCACACCACCATTGGCACGCAGCAGGCCCGAAGCCGAATTCACATCATACATCACGTGTTCGGTACCCGCGAAGCGGCCAGCGAATTCCGCCACCACTTTTTTGGTGGAAGGGCTGATGATGGTATGGGAAACAATGGCGATACGACCGGCGCCAGCCAGTGCGTTGCGCACTTCCTGGTCAAGCTGGTCCTTATCAACCTTGGCACCCTTCTTGGCGAAGTGCTGCAGACGAGCGCCATCGTACAGGCCCAGAACGGCCGCCTGAGCGCGGGCTGACAAACCACCACGGGTGATGGGCGACTCGGGGTTACCTTCCAGCTTGATCGGACGGCCCTCGCGGGTTTTCACCAGTATACTGTTGTAATCCTGGCCGTTGAAGAAAGTGGAAGCGTAGAAGTTGGCAATACCCGGATCTACCTCTTCGGGCTTGTTGAGGTAGGGAATAGCCTTTTTGATCGGGGTTTCGCAGCTGGCGAGGGTAGCGGCAGCTAAGCCGAAACCCATGAGCTTAAGGAAGTCGCGGCGAGGAGCTACCGTGGCATCCGAGGTGCCATGGGTTTCCTTCACCGGCAGGAAGTCTGCAAACTCTGTGAGTGCGTTCTTCACGAACTCCGGTGAGTTCTCCAGTTCCTCAATTCCCTTCCAGTACTTAGGCGACTCTTGCATCGTGTTTTTGGAACTTAGGGTCTTAGGGACTTAGCGACTTGGATTCTGAGGCCCGGTAAGTCTCTAAGCAGGCTATTTGTAAAGGTAGGTGGAGCCTTGGGGGCCTCTGCTACCGAAAACCAGTTTCGGAGCGGAAGCCCCCAAGGCCCTAGCTTACTAGTAGTGGCACTTCGAGCACTCCGTGCCGCCGTTCGACGATACCGTAAAGGGCACTGCACCGTTCTCGGTGTCATGCAGTTTCACGAGGTTGTCGTAGTATCCGTTGCCCTTGGTGTTAAGCGGAGTTTCGCGGTGGCAGTTGATGCACCAACCCATCGTGAGGGGCGAGTACTGATATACCACTTCCATATTCTGGATAGGACCGTGGCAGGTCTGGCACTCTATGCCGCCCACCTGCGTGTGCTGCGAGTGGTTGAAGTAGGCCAGATCGGGCAGGTTGTGAATACGCACCCACTGGATCGGCTGCTTCCGCTCAATAGCACGGTAGATTTTCTTGATTTCCGGCGACTCCGTCTTGATCTGCGAGTGGCAGTTCATGCAGATGTTCGGGGAAGGGATGTTGGCTGACTTACTCTTGTACACCGAGGTGTGGCAATAGGCGCAGTTGATCTGGTTTTCACCGGCGTGCAGCTTGTGCGAGAAGGCAATCGGCTGAGTGGGCTGGTAGCCCTGCTGCAGGCCCACGCCCATAGCACCCTGAATGGTCTCGTACAATACAGCCAGCACGAATACGACACCTACAATAGCCCGAACAGCCGTCGATTTGTAGATTTTCGAGAAATCGAAGCGTTGCTCCATCACCTCCCGGTCACGGCCGTCGAGGTCCTTGCGGCCACGCAGCACATCCTTCATGATGTTGGCAATGATAACCAGTGTTACCACCAGTACAATCAGTACTACCACCAACACAATGAGCAAAATATTCATGGCTTTGCCACCATCTACTTCATCACCTGCACTAGCAGTTGCACCGTCAGCAGTTGCTGCACCATCTGTTTTTGCACCATCAGCTACTTTCACACCAACACCTTCCTGCGAAGTAGTGTAGGCAATAATCGAGGTGATTTCAGCGTCCGACAGCTGAAAGCTGGGCATCTGCTGCTTCTGGTATTGGTTGAAGATCTTCACTGCGTACTCGTCGCCACTGGCTACCAGTTTGCTGGAGTTCTTGATCCATGGAATAATCCAGGACATCGGGCGGCGCTTGGTGATACCGGCCAGAGCCGGACCCACTACCACCTCGTTCACGGCGTGGCATTGGGCGCAATTGCCTTTGAAAAGGGCGTCGCCGGCAGCAATTGCGGCGGGGTCACCGGTGGTAGCGCCAGCAGCAGCGGCGGGGGCAGCGGCCGCCGTAGCGCCGGGTGCCACGCCAGCTTTGCTCGGATCAGCAGCCGTGCCTTGAGCGAAGGACGAGCCTACGCTGACAAAGAACAGAAACAGAGCGAGAAAGAGGCGGGAAAAGGGACGTAGTCGGATGCTATCCATAGCACAAGTTGACTGAAAAAAAGAAACGCGGGGGTGCTTCAAGGCCACAAATGTAGGTTGGGAAACCCAGAGAACAAACCAGCCCGGGCTAATTTTCGCCCTTTGCCGGAAGCTTAGAATCATTCTAAAAACTGTAAAATCCGTATTTTTCATGGTTCCCTTTCGTGCATTTCTCGGCGGGCTACCATCGGTTAGTCTCTAATTTATTAAGTATTCCGAATGGCTTACCGTTTGCCTTCCAGATGAATACCACCTAACGCCCAATAGGTTTGCCAACTGACTACCAAATGCTTACAATCTGGGTATTTATAGATAAAGTATGGTGAGTCGGTAGCAGGTGGAGTAATTCCTGTTATCTTTGCCCCTCATTTAGTTTTTCACGTCAAATTTCACCCCGTCGTAATGGCAGTAAGAAATTACGAGACGGTCTTCATTCTGACTCCCGTATTGAACGAGAGCCAAGTGCAAGAGACGGTCGAGAAGTTCTCGCAGGTGCTTAAGGAAAATAGCGCCGACATCATCAACACTGAAGCTTGGGGCCTCAAAAAGCTGGCGTACCCAATTCAGAAAAAGAACACCGGTTATTACTTCCTCGTGGAGTTCACTGGTGAAGGTAACGTCGTAGACACGCTGGAACTCGCGTTCCGTCGTGACGAGCGGGTTATCCGTTTCCTCACTACTGTTCTGGACAAGCACGCCGTGGCTTACGGTACGCGTCGCCGTAAAGGCGAAATGAACCAGCAGAAAGTTAAACAATCGGAAGCCGTAGCCCAATAATACGATGAGCCTCGCCAACGAAAAGATCCACAAGCAGGATACCCGCAAGAAGTATTGCCGCTTCCAGAAGAACGGCATTAAGTACGTTGATTACAAGGACCCGAACTTCCTGCTGAAGTTTGTGAACGAGCAGGGCCGTATTCTGCCCCGCCGCATCACCGGCACCAGCCTCAAGTTCCAGCGCAAAGTAGCTCAGGCCGTGGCTAAAGCCCGTCACCTGGCCCTGATGCCCTACGTAACCGACTCGTTGAAATAGATTGTAGACCTGAGACAGTTAGAAGTGAGAAGTGAGACTGTATTCTATTCAGCCTTAAGGCAGTCAGAACATAGTCTCACTTCTTATCTCTCTCAGTCTCACTTCTCATAAAGACATGGAAGTAATTCTGAAAGACGACGTTAAAGGTCTGGGTTACAAGAACGACATCGTTGCTGTAAAGCCCGGCTACGGCCGTAACTATCTGCTCCCGCAGGGTCTGGCCGTTCTGGCTGACAAGACCAACAAGAAAATCGTAGCCGAAAACGTACGCCAGGCAGCCCACAAGGCTGACAAGGTGAAAGGTGACGCCCAGGGCGTAGCTGATCAGATCGGTGACATGGTGCTGGACATTCCGGCTAAAGTGGGTGAAAGCGGCCGTATTTTCGGTCGGGTAACCACGCTGCAGCTGGCGGACGCTCTGAAAGCCAAAGGCATCGACGTAGACCGTAAGCGTCTGTCGTTCGACTCGGAGCCCAGCGCTGTTGGCGAGTACACTGCTACTGCTGATTTGCACCGTGAGGTGAAGCACAAAGTTCGCTTCAACGTAGTAGCCGAATAAGCTGCTGCCTGCGAACAGGTTATTTTTCAAAACGCCCGGTTGCTTTGGCAACCGGGCGTTTTGTTTGGCCGTCCTTCGTTGCGAAGCCGTACTATTGCGACCTTTACACGTAGAACCTATGGCTACCGCCGACAACTGGTCTGGCCAGCTCACACTCCGTCATTTTATTCCGGTGGTAACCTCATTCGCGTCTGGTAGGCGCGCGCTTGCAGAGGAAGTCGTTTGGCTGAACGCAAGATGTTAAGTAGGTTGCCCGTCCGTTGGCCCGCCGAGGGCCGTATTACATCCAATGTTTCGAACTGAACTACCGCTTACGCCTCATCCCCAACAGCTGCCGCATTCGGCCCGGGTGCTGACGATAGGCTCCTGCTTTTCGGATTCCATCGGCTCGCGCCTGACCGAGTTCAAAGTCGCGACGATGGCCAATCCGTTTGGCAACGTTTTCAACCCCATTTCGGCTTGTAAGCTATTGCGCGCCGCCGCCGGTGAAGACATGGACTGGCAGCAGCACCTGGTCGAAGCCAGGGGCCGCTGGCAGAGCCACGACCTGCACGCCGAGCTGGGGGCCGACTCCCCGGTGGAGTTGCTCCAGCGCATCCAGACGCTGACGCGGGAAGCCGGCGTGTTTCTAGCTACCGCCGACGCCGTGGTGCTCACGCTGGGCTCGGCGTTTGCGTATCGCCTGCGCGAAACCGATGAGCTAATCAACAACTGTCATAAGCTGCCCGCTGACAAGTTCGATAAGGAGCTTTTGACGGCCGATGACATTATTGCGGCCGTGGCGGAAACCCACGCGTATCTGCGCCGCATAAATCCGCGCCTACGCTTTATTCTGACGGTGAGTCCGGTTCGGCACCTGAAGGATACCCTGGTGCTGAATTCGGCCAGCAAGTCGATGCTGCGCGTAGCCTGTCATTACCTGAGCGAGCTGCTGCCCGATGTGACGTACTTCCCGGCCTACGAGTTGTTGATGGACGATTTGCGGGATTACCGCTTCTATGCCTCCGACATGCTGCACCCCTCAGAAGTGGCGGAAAACTACATCTGGGAGCGATTTACCCGTACGTATTTCGACGCAGCTTTCGGGCGCTTCAAGAAGGAATGGGAGAGCCTGCGCCAGGCGCTGGGCCACCGGCCACTATATGCCGGCGCACCGGAACACCGGCAGTTTTTGGAAGCTACGCTGGAGCGGTTACGCAAGATCGGCTCCCAAACTGATGTGCGCATGGAAACGCTGCATGTGGAGCGGGAATTGGCTGCGTTACCCCTTCCAGTTATCCCCTCGGTACAAGAGCCCGAGTACGAAGACGACGGAGAGGAGCGCATTGATATTGGCACATACGCCGAAGAAACACCCGTTACTCCGACAGCGGAGGTTACCACTGCTGCACCGATAACCACTATTCATTCGATAGAAGCTCGCTCTTACTCACGGGCTACGCTGCTGGGCAAAGGTGCTGGCGTGCTGCTGGAAACAGACGAGCCGGACGTTGATGACGAGTCTGAGGAAGAGGGAAATATTCTTCCCGCACCCATTGCTACTGTACCGGCATCGGCTGAGGTGGCGTACGAACACGCATACGCCGCCGGCATGGCTGACGAGCAGGAAGCAGACGAAGAGGAGGACGAGGCCGAAGCAGGACTGGAAGAAGCCGGACGGCGCAAGAAGCGTCGTTCCCGTGGCGGAGCCAAGCGGACCAAGCGTAAGCACGCGCGTTTGGCGGCGGAAGCAGCCGCCAACGGTATTGCCACCACGCAGGACGAGCCAGCAGTTTCTGTTTCATTAGAGCCGGTAGCCCTGCCAGCGGCCGAAACCTCAGTAACGGAGCCAGCTTCGGAAGTGGTGTACATCACCGAAGAGCAGTTACGGCAGCCGACAGCGACGGTTTCCGAAGAAGCTCCCGAAGCGTCCTCAACGGAAGAAACACCAGTGGAGGAACCCACCCGTCGTGCCCGTAACAACCGCCGCGACAAGCGGGAAAGGCCATCGCGCGACAACGCACGGTCGGGCCGCCAGCCCTTGTACGCGGAATCTGATGCAGATACAACACCAGTAGCGGCCGAGTTTGAAGTTTCCGCTTCCGTTATCGACTTGCCGGAAGCCCCTGCTTTACAGCCGGTAGCTGCTACGTTGCCCGAAGCCGTGGAAATTCAGGCTATTGAGCCGCAGACAGCGGAGGTGGTTGCTTCAGTGAGGCTCAAAGCTCCCGCGAAACCGCGCGTCCGGAAAGCTCCGGTTCGGCAAAAGCCCGTTGCAACAACGCCGGAGGAAACACCGGTTGTGGAAACGCCCGTAGCAGCTATTATAGAAGCTGCGCCCAAGGTAACTCCGGAAGCTCCCGCTGCACCCAAGCCGCGCCGCCGGGCCGCGCCAAAGAAACCGGTGGTTGCCCCCGAAGCAGTTACGGAAACACCAGCGGTTATACAAACAGTTGAGCCACTGGCCCCGGCTGTTGCGGAGCCAGTACCCTCTAAGCCGGCTGCTCCGGCGCCTACCGCACGGAAACGGGCGCCCCGTAAGACTAAGGCCGCTGCCAATGCGGCCGTTCCGGTTGTGGAGCCAGCACCGGCACCGCAGCCTGCAACTCCGGAACCAGATACCGAGGCCAGACCCGCCGCGAAGCGCAAGCCGCGTCCACCTCGCCGTAAGCCCTCGGCTGATGCGCCTGAAACTACCTGAGGTAAAACCCGGCCCCTATCGGCCGGGTTTTATTTTTAACGGGTAACGGCAGAGCCGAACTGAATTTTCTGTTTCGGGAGAATTATGGCCTAGCCGATACAGGTTGTAAGCGGCCCCGTGCGGCGGCCGGTTTCTAATTTTCCGGTGGGCTTCTCTCACGGCCCCGGGCGGCGTATCTTTACTAATTGTTGCCGACGCTGCTGCCAACGGTTGGGCCGGTTTTGCGCGGGTCTTTTGGCATCCTCTGTCTGGCCGTGCGTCCACCTCTTGCTTTTGCTTTCCTTTGAGTCTTACGTTTGATTTTGTTCAGCCCCAACCGGAACCCGCTGCCGACCGCCTTACGCTGTTTGCGGACGTAATTCTGCCGTTGCCGCTACCCAAGCTGTACACCTACCGCGTGCCCTTCGAG containing:
- a CDS encoding cytochrome c3 family protein, with translation MDSIRLRPFSRLFLALFLFFVSVGSSFAQGTAADPSKAGVAPGATAAAAPAAAAGATTGDPAAIAAGDALFKGNCAQCHAVNEVVVGPALAGITKRRPMSWIIPWIKNSSKLVASGDEYAVKIFNQYQKQQMPSFQLSDAEITSIIAYTTSQEGVGVKVADGAKTDGAATADGATASAGDEVDGGKAMNILLIVLVVVLIVLVVTLVIIANIMKDVLRGRKDLDGRDREVMEQRFDFSKIYKSTAVRAIVGVVFVLAVLYETIQGAMGVGLQQGYQPTQPIAFSHKLHAGENQINCAYCHTSVYKSKSANIPSPNICMNCHSQIKTESPEIKKIYRAIERKQPIQWVRIHNLPDLAYFNHSQHTQVGGIECQTCHGPIQNMEVVYQYSPLTMGWCINCHRETPLNTKGNGYYDNLVKLHDTENGAVPFTVSSNGGTECSKCHY
- the rplI gene encoding 50S ribosomal protein L9; this translates as MEVILKDDVKGLGYKNDIVAVKPGYGRNYLLPQGLAVLADKTNKKIVAENVRQAAHKADKVKGDAQGVADQIGDMVLDIPAKVGESGRIFGRVTTLQLADALKAKGIDVDRKRLSFDSEPSAVGEYTATADLHREVKHKVRFNVVAE
- the rpsF gene encoding 30S ribosomal protein S6, with amino-acid sequence MAVRNYETVFILTPVLNESQVQETVEKFSQVLKENSADIINTEAWGLKKLAYPIQKKNTGYYFLVEFTGEGNVVDTLELAFRRDERVIRFLTTVLDKHAVAYGTRRRKGEMNQQKVKQSEAVAQ
- the nrfD gene encoding NrfD/PsrC family molybdoenzyme membrane anchor subunit, translating into MQHVSPVREPLVTGGKTYHDVTQDVCRQVEAAPNVRWMAALSVALLLLGVFFYSVYRTLWYGIGEWGLNKTVGWAWDITNFVWWVGIGHAGTLISAVLLLFRQKWRTSINRAAEAMTIFAVICAAMFPVLHMGRPWLAFWVFPLQNTFGSLWVNFNSPLLWDVFAISTYFSVSLVFWYTGLVPDFATIRDRAKGPIAKVAYSLLSFGWKGSAKHWSRYETVSLILAGVSTPLVLSVHTIVSMDFATSVVPGWHTTIFPPYFVAGAIFSGFAMVLTLMLITRVVFKLEDYITIEHIALMNKIMMITGSIVGVAYITEFFIAWYSGVEFEQYAFINRATGPYWWAYWSMMTCNVITPQLVWFRRVRYSIPLTFILSIIVNIGMWFERFVIIVTSLHRDYLPSSWAMFSPTIIDIGIYVGTIGLFFTLFLLFAKFFPVINMAEVKSVLKYTVDNGPTYTGHDAAHHAHQPATTHGVPASASVNYDKHD
- a CDS encoding TAT-variant-translocated molybdopterin oxidoreductase; this translates as MQESPKYWKGIEELENSPEFVKNALTEFADFLPVKETHGTSDATVAPRRDFLKLMGFGLAAATLASCETPIKKAIPYLNKPEEVDPGIANFYASTFFNGQDYNSILVKTREGRPIKLEGNPESPITRGGLSARAQAAVLGLYDGARLQHFAKKGAKVDKDQLDQEVRNALAGAGRIAIVSHTIISPSTKKVVAEFAGRFAGTEHVMYDVNSASGLLRANGGVLPAYDFSKADTIVSFDADFLGTWLSPVEFARQYVTNRKVSSEKRSMSRHYQFETNMSLTGSNADVREPLKPSELGEAVLTVYNVVVGGGSASAYADKSKKVAAAAAALQKAGSRGLVVSGSNDPAVQALVAAINQSLGSVAVDVANPSLIRQGDDAKMSNLLKAISAGQVGAVIFYNANPVFDHPMGAELAAALKAGKVRTTISLNDRLDETGELCTYAAPDHHFLESWNDYEPKRGYLSLAQPVITPLFATRQAQDSLLTWAGNPTTYYNYLRTQWKGVLGGDFNKAWDKAVHDGVAMGSAAPAAPVQAAPALDVNAAIAAIKSAPKPSGLELAVYEKVGIGSGADANNPWLQELPDPITKATWGNYVTVPRAYAVAQKWEQGDVVKVTVNGKSVELPILIQPGQAAGTIGIALGYGRVKAGKVGNGLGANVLPLLAMRNDAISYTAAATLTPTGTQEPIAQTQTHHTIMDRKPVVQEATLAQYIKDPKEVTEYAKISTPDGLQKPSKVSLWQDYEYKNHHWGMAIDLNSCIGCGSCVVGCQAENNVAVVGKQEVINRREMHWMRIDRYYSSDAHKSDFETKGKLSTYAAMEDPSENPSVIFQPMMCQHCNHAPCETVCPVLATTHSSEGLNQMTYNRCVGTRYCANNCPYKVRRFNWFSYYTNEKFETVNGHMFTDLGRMVLNPDVTVRARGVMEKCSLCVQRIQLGKLEAKKQKRRPKDGEIVSACAQSCPTQAIVFGDMRDPESRISQLLRREDGERAFHVLDEINVQPNIAYLTKIRNTDKSEFNA
- the rpsR gene encoding 30S ribosomal protein S18; translated protein: MSLANEKIHKQDTRKKYCRFQKNGIKYVDYKDPNFLLKFVNEQGRILPRRITGTSLKFQRKVAQAVAKARHLALMPYVTDSLK
- a CDS encoding GSCFA domain-containing protein, whose amino-acid sequence is MFRTELPLTPHPQQLPHSARVLTIGSCFSDSIGSRLTEFKVATMANPFGNVFNPISACKLLRAAAGEDMDWQQHLVEARGRWQSHDLHAELGADSPVELLQRIQTLTREAGVFLATADAVVLTLGSAFAYRLRETDELINNCHKLPADKFDKELLTADDIIAAVAETHAYLRRINPRLRFILTVSPVRHLKDTLVLNSASKSMLRVACHYLSELLPDVTYFPAYELLMDDLRDYRFYASDMLHPSEVAENYIWERFTRTYFDAAFGRFKKEWESLRQALGHRPLYAGAPEHRQFLEATLERLRKIGSQTDVRMETLHVERELAALPLPVIPSVQEPEYEDDGEERIDIGTYAEETPVTPTAEVTTAAPITTIHSIEARSYSRATLLGKGAGVLLETDEPDVDDESEEEGNILPAPIATVPASAEVAYEHAYAAGMADEQEADEEEDEAEAGLEEAGRRKKRRSRGGAKRTKRKHARLAAEAAANGIATTQDEPAVSVSLEPVALPAAETSVTEPASEVVYITEEQLRQPTATVSEEAPEASSTEETPVEEPTRRARNNRRDKRERPSRDNARSGRQPLYAESDADTTPVAAEFEVSASVIDLPEAPALQPVAATLPEAVEIQAIEPQTAEVVASVRLKAPAKPRVRKAPVRQKPVATTPEETPVVETPVAAIIEAAPKVTPEAPAAPKPRRRAAPKKPVVAPEAVTETPAVIQTVEPLAPAVAEPVPSKPAAPAPTARKRAPRKTKAAANAAVPVVEPAPAPQPATPEPDTEARPAAKRKPRPPRRKPSADAPETT
- a CDS encoding DUF3341 domain-containing protein, with translation MTKRFALGIFDDEDVLLHAVENVREAGVKIYEVFTPFPIHGMDDALGIERSRLPIAAFFFGLTGLCFALWLQIYTLGFDWPMIIGGKPHIALPAFIPVSFELTVLFCCHGMVITFYTISKLYPRWKTPVLDVRSTDDKFVVAIEVNENTDMTKLTQLLRDNGASEVNQKEMSKF